In Amycolatopsis sp. EV170708-02-1, the following are encoded in one genomic region:
- a CDS encoding carbohydrate-binding protein, with protein MSVNRSRWKIALTCAALLTVPLALPVSAAVPPPPAGWTTVFTDDFTGAAGSLPSSANWIIDTGHSYPGGPANWGTGEIQNYTANPANLAQDGSGNLRITPLRDGAGNWTSARIETQRTNFKPPAGGALRIEGRIQMPNVTGAAALGYWPAFWALGSPYRGNYWNWPAVGEFDIMENVNGINTVWGVLHCGVNPGGPCNETTGLVGSRTCPGASCQSAFHTYTFEWDTSVSPNVFRWLVDGQQFHSVNQNQVDATTWANMTNHAGYFVLLNVAIGGAFPNNNSGTTTPGPGIVPGHPMLVDYVTVLTRGGGTGSPGGSAYGTIQAESYGQAAGIAKQATSDTGGGQSIGPAGNGDWALYPNVDFGTQTGRQFQARVASGAAGGVSGLVEVRLDSRSNPPVGSFAVANTGGWQSWRTIPANISGVTGKHDVYLTFTSGQPADFVSVNWFTFTP; from the coding sequence ATGTCCGTTAATCGTTCCCGCTGGAAGATCGCGCTGACCTGCGCGGCCTTGCTCACCGTCCCCCTGGCCCTGCCCGTGTCCGCCGCCGTCCCGCCGCCACCGGCCGGCTGGACCACCGTGTTCACCGACGATTTCACCGGCGCCGCGGGCTCGCTCCCGTCGAGCGCGAACTGGATCATCGACACCGGTCACTCCTACCCCGGCGGCCCGGCCAACTGGGGCACCGGCGAGATCCAGAACTACACGGCGAACCCCGCCAACCTCGCCCAGGACGGTTCCGGGAACCTGCGGATCACGCCGTTGCGCGACGGTGCGGGCAACTGGACCTCGGCGCGGATCGAAACGCAGCGCACGAACTTCAAACCGCCTGCGGGCGGCGCGCTGCGGATCGAAGGCCGGATCCAGATGCCGAACGTCACCGGCGCCGCGGCACTCGGCTACTGGCCCGCGTTCTGGGCGCTGGGCTCGCCGTATCGCGGCAACTACTGGAACTGGCCCGCCGTCGGCGAGTTCGACATCATGGAGAACGTCAACGGGATCAACACGGTCTGGGGCGTGCTGCACTGCGGCGTCAACCCTGGTGGCCCGTGCAACGAGACCACCGGACTGGTCGGCAGCCGCACGTGTCCCGGCGCGAGCTGCCAGAGCGCGTTCCACACCTACACCTTCGAATGGGACACGAGCGTCAGCCCCAACGTGTTCCGCTGGCTGGTGGACGGGCAGCAGTTCCACTCGGTCAACCAGAACCAGGTCGACGCCACGACCTGGGCCAACATGACGAACCACGCGGGCTACTTCGTGCTGCTGAACGTCGCCATCGGCGGCGCGTTCCCGAACAACAACTCCGGCACCACGACGCCGGGGCCGGGGATCGTGCCGGGGCATCCGATGCTCGTCGACTACGTCACCGTCCTGACCCGCGGTGGTGGCACGGGAAGCCCCGGCGGCAGCGCGTACGGCACGATCCAGGCGGAGTCGTACGGCCAGGCGGCCGGCATCGCCAAACAGGCCACGTCCGACACCGGCGGCGGGCAGAGCATCGGCCCGGCGGGCAACGGTGACTGGGCGTTGTATCCGAACGTCGACTTCGGGACACAGACCGGCAGACAGTTCCAGGCGCGCGTCGCGTCCGGGGCGGCGGGAGGCGTGAGCGGTCTCGTCGAAGTCCGGCTCGACAGCCGGTCCAACCCGCCCGTCGGGAGCTTCGCCGTCGCGAACACCGGCGGCTGGCAGAGCTGGCGCACCATCCCCGCGAACATCAGCGGCGTCACCGGGAAACACGACGTCTACCTGACCTTCACCAGCGGCCAGCCCGCCGATTTCGTGAGCGTCAACTGGTTCACCTTCACTCCGTGA
- a CDS encoding LytTR family DNA-binding domain-containing protein: MRLTVSAHDDTRKLIVLAVDDEPKGLDELVHCLRNSPHVALVYPAIDASEALRLLSADDPRLADRKARGLPIVDAVFADIDMPGLSGMEMSRVFAALRPSPALVFVTGHAEEAVNAFDLGALDYVLKPYQQDRLDRAITRVIDKLAANAAPQFGQEGGLGQVKNDDEVIPVELAGTTKLIPRSSVRWVEAQGDYARLFTNDGSHLVRIPLAQLEERWEKAGFVRIHRSFLVSLPLITELRMGQGGYQVVIGNEEKVLPVSRRHTRALKDRLVGANRST; the protein is encoded by the coding sequence ATGCGTCTCACTGTGAGTGCTCACGATGACACCCGGAAGCTCATCGTCCTGGCGGTGGACGATGAGCCCAAAGGGCTAGACGAACTCGTCCATTGTCTCCGGAACAGCCCGCACGTCGCCCTGGTCTACCCGGCGATCGACGCTTCGGAGGCGCTGCGCCTGCTGTCCGCCGACGATCCGAGGCTGGCCGATCGCAAGGCCCGCGGCCTGCCGATCGTGGACGCGGTGTTCGCCGACATCGACATGCCCGGGCTGTCCGGGATGGAGATGTCCCGGGTGTTCGCCGCGCTGCGCCCGTCGCCCGCGCTGGTCTTCGTGACGGGGCACGCGGAAGAGGCGGTCAACGCCTTCGACCTCGGCGCGCTCGACTACGTGCTCAAGCCGTACCAGCAGGATCGGCTCGACCGCGCGATCACCCGCGTGATCGACAAACTCGCCGCCAACGCCGCGCCGCAGTTCGGCCAGGAAGGCGGCCTGGGGCAGGTCAAGAACGACGACGAGGTCATCCCGGTCGAACTGGCAGGCACCACGAAGCTCATCCCGCGGTCTTCGGTCCGCTGGGTCGAGGCGCAGGGCGACTACGCCCGGCTGTTCACCAACGACGGCAGCCACCTGGTCCGCATCCCGCTCGCCCAGCTCGAAGAACGCTGGGAGAAGGCGGGTTTCGTCCGCATCCACCGGTCGTTCCTGGTCTCGCTGCCGCTGATCACCGAACTGCGCATGGGCCAGGGCGGCTATCAGGTCGTGATCGGTAACGAGGAGAAGGTGCTGCCGGTGAGCCGCCGCCACACGCGCGCACTGAAGGACAGGCTGGTCGGCGCCAACCGGTCGACGTGA
- a CDS encoding S49 family peptidase: protein MSVADKLTSRLPMIGDRGERKDVVAVVKLHGVITPTPSPLARGSINLAAVESALTRAFGHERLKAVALQINSPGGAPTQSGLVAERIRQLADEKKVPVLAFAEDVAASGGYWLACAGDEIYAHRTSMVGSIGVISGGFGFTGLLERFGIERRLHTAGANKSRLDPFSPEKPEDVEWLKKMHGQLHELFVDWVTERRGDRLSGSEDLFTGDVWLGARAVELGLIDGVGSLRQVITDRYPDAEISIAEPKKPLLARLGIGAPAAASALLDAVQSKAAWSRFGL from the coding sequence ATGAGCGTTGCGGACAAGCTGACCTCCCGTCTCCCGATGATCGGCGATCGGGGTGAACGCAAGGACGTCGTCGCCGTGGTGAAGCTGCACGGGGTGATCACGCCGACCCCGTCACCGCTGGCCAGGGGGTCGATCAACCTCGCCGCCGTCGAATCGGCGCTGACCCGCGCGTTCGGCCACGAGCGGCTGAAGGCCGTCGCGCTGCAGATCAACTCCCCGGGCGGGGCGCCGACGCAGTCCGGCCTGGTCGCCGAGCGGATCCGCCAGCTCGCCGACGAGAAGAAGGTGCCCGTCCTGGCCTTCGCCGAGGACGTCGCCGCGTCCGGTGGCTACTGGCTGGCCTGCGCGGGCGACGAGATCTACGCGCACCGGACGTCGATGGTCGGCTCCATCGGCGTGATCAGCGGCGGGTTCGGGTTCACCGGCCTGCTGGAGCGGTTCGGGATCGAGCGGCGGCTGCACACCGCGGGGGCGAACAAGTCGAGGCTCGACCCGTTCAGCCCGGAGAAGCCGGAAGACGTCGAGTGGCTGAAGAAGATGCACGGCCAGCTCCACGAGCTGTTCGTCGACTGGGTCACCGAGCGCCGGGGCGACCGGCTGTCCGGCTCCGAAGACCTGTTCACCGGTGACGTCTGGCTGGGCGCCCGCGCGGTCGAGCTCGGCCTGATCGACGGCGTCGGAAGCCTTCGCCAGGTGATCACCGATCGGTACCCGGACGCCGAGATCTCGATCGCCGAACCCAAGAAGCCGCTGCTGGCGCGGCTCGGCATCGGTGCCCCCGCCGCGGCGAGCGCGTTGCTGGACGCCGTGCAGTCGAAGGCCGCCTGGAGCCGCTTCGGTCTCTGA